One Mya arenaria isolate MELC-2E11 chromosome 5, ASM2691426v1 genomic window carries:
- the LOC128235651 gene encoding trichohyalin-like encodes MKREERLVGKERAKRHVEKEREKRLVEKEREKRHVEKEREERLVEKEREKRHVEKEREERLVEKESEERHVKKDVKRDLHVEKEREERLVEKEREEILVEKEREKRHVEKNVNEDMWKRTETNGKEREERLMEKEREIRYVKKEREERHVEKEREERHVEDEREGRHVEKKREGRHVEKEREERHVEDERGGRYVEKEREKRLVEKEREERLEDEREERHVEKEREERHVEKEREGRQAENEREGRHVEKEREERHVEKEREGRQAENEREGRHVENESEGRHVENEREERHVEKERKGRHVGKEREVRQAENEREERQAENEREGRHVENESEGRHVENEREERQAENEREGRHVENESEGRHVENEREERHKNAKEDMWKRSVKKKHVEKEREERHVEKEREERQAENERI; translated from the exons ATGA AACGTGAAGAGAGACTTGTGGGAAAAGAACGTGCAAAAAGACATGTGGAAAAAGAACGCGAAAAGAGACTTGTGGAAAAAGAACGTGAAAAGAGACATGTGGAAAAAGAACGTGAAGAGAGACTTGTGGAAAAAGAACGTGAAAAAAGACATGTGGAAAAAGAACGTGAAGAGAGACTTGTGGAAAAAGAAAGTGAAGAGAGACATGTGAAAAAGGACGTGAAGAGAGACTT ACATGTGGAAAAAGAACGTGAAGAGAGACTTGTGGAAAAGGAACGTGAAGAGATACTTGTGGAAAAAGAACGTGAAAAGAGACATGTGGAAAAGAACGTGAATGAAGACATGTGGAAAAGAAC AGAGACTAATGGAAAGGAACGTGAAGAGAGACTAATGGAAAAAGAACGTGAAATAAGATATGTGAAAAAGGAACGTGAAGAAAGACATGTGGAAAAGGAACGTGAAGAGAGACATGTGGAAGACGAACGAGAAGGAAGACATGTGGAAAAGAAACGTGAAGGAAGACATGTGGAAAAGGAACGTGAAGAGAGACATGTGGAAGACGAACGAGGAGGAAGATATGTGGAAAAGGAACGTGAAAAGAGACTTGTGGAAAAGGAACGTGAAGAGAGACTGGAAGACGAACGAGAAGAAAGACATGTGGAAAAGGAACGTGAAGAGAGACATGTGGAAAAGGAACGTGAAGGGAGACAGGCGGAAAACGAACGTGAAGGAAGACATGTGGAAAAGGAACGTGAAGAGAGACATGTGGAAAAGGAACGTGAAGGGAGACAGGCGGAAAACGAACGTGAGGGAAGACATGTGGAAAATGAAAGTGAAGGAAGACATGTGGAAAATGAACGTGAAGAGAGACACGTGGAAAAAGAACGTAAAGGAAGACATGTGGGAAAAGAACGTGAAGTGAGACAGGCGGAAAACGAACGTGAAGAGAGACAGGCGGAAAATGAACGTGAGGGAAGACATGTGGAAAATGAAAGTGAAGGAAGACATGTGGAAAATGAACGTGAAGAGAGACAGGCGGAAAATGAACGTGAGGGAAGACATGTGGAAAATGAAAGTGAAGGAAGACATGTGGAAAATGAACGTGAAGAGAGACAC AAGAACGCAAAGGAAGACATGTGGAAAAGGAgcgtgaaaaaaaaacatgtggaaAAGGAACGTGAAGAGAGACATGTGGAAAAGGAACGTGAAGAGAGACAGGCGGAAAACGAACGTATATGA